One genomic window of Bartonella sp. HY038 includes the following:
- a CDS encoding MarR family winged helix-turn-helix transcriptional regulator, with product MNKNLDPMSSFAISLFRAHQALMDCGEAIANKHDMSAARWKFLGALALAQAPLTVPQIAQDMGLTRQAVQRLADEMNELLYVEVHINPIHKRSKLYSLTRLGEELYNRINDDWLKIAEQLQAKFSPQEVSQSINNLDKFCKAFEDLAK from the coding sequence ATGAATAAAAATTTAGATCCCATGAGTAGTTTTGCGATAAGCTTGTTTCGCGCCCACCAAGCCTTGATGGATTGTGGCGAGGCAATTGCAAACAAGCATGATATGAGTGCGGCAAGATGGAAATTTCTTGGCGCGCTAGCATTAGCACAAGCACCATTAACCGTTCCGCAAATTGCACAAGATATGGGACTTACCAGACAAGCAGTGCAACGCTTGGCCGATGAGATGAATGAGCTTTTATATGTAGAAGTTCATATAAACCCAATTCATAAACGGTCAAAACTTTATAGCCTAACCAGACTTGGTGAAGAATTATATAACCGCATCAATGATGATTGGTTAAAGATCGCAGAGCAATTACAAGCAAAATTCAGCCCACAAGAAGTGAGCCAAAGCATTAATAATTTGGATAAGTTTTGCAAGGCGTTTGAGGATTTAGCAAAATGA
- the thrC gene encoding threonine synthase — protein MKYISTRGEAPILGFKDAVMAGLAYDGGLYVPETYPQFSPGAIRALRGKSYSAIAKAVLWPFVEGEIERSVFDMMVDEAYATFHHPATCPLVQTSSNEFILELFHGPTLAFKDVAMQLLARLMDHILGENGKRATIIGATSGDTGGAAIEAFANRESTDIFILFPKGRVSPVQQRQMTSSKAANVHALAIEGNFDDCQALVKALFNDHKFRDELAISGVNSINWARIMAQVVYYFSAAVSLGAPDRAVSFAVPTGNFGDIFAGFVASRMGLPIAKLVIATNDNDILARTLKTGVYETKGIIHTTSPSMDIQVSSNFERLLFESNGRDAPAIKRQMDSLKQSGAFTLEEKQMQAISALFAAGSSTMPETATLIHDIYQSNNYVADPHTATAVKVSRQFADANVPMVILSTAHPAKFPEAVEAAASVTPQLPIWLDDLMERKEHFEVLPNDENALKAYIKKTSRVLA, from the coding sequence ATGAAATATATAAGCACACGGGGAGAGGCTCCCATTCTTGGGTTTAAAGATGCGGTTATGGCAGGGCTTGCTTATGATGGCGGCCTTTATGTGCCAGAGACTTATCCGCAATTTTCACCAGGTGCCATTCGTGCTTTACGCGGAAAATCTTACTCAGCAATAGCCAAAGCAGTTTTGTGGCCTTTTGTTGAAGGCGAGATTGAGCGCAGTGTTTTTGATATGATGGTTGATGAAGCTTATGCAACATTCCATCACCCAGCAACTTGCCCTTTAGTGCAAACTTCAAGCAATGAATTCATCTTAGAATTATTTCACGGTCCAACATTGGCATTTAAAGATGTTGCAATGCAATTACTTGCGCGGTTGATGGATCACATATTGGGCGAAAATGGCAAGCGTGCCACAATTATTGGCGCGACTTCAGGCGATACTGGCGGCGCGGCAATTGAAGCTTTTGCCAATCGTGAAAGTACTGATATTTTTATTCTTTTCCCCAAAGGGCGTGTATCTCCTGTACAACAACGCCAGATGACTTCCAGTAAAGCCGCAAATGTTCATGCTCTTGCGATTGAAGGCAATTTTGATGATTGTCAGGCTTTGGTAAAAGCTTTATTTAACGACCATAAATTCCGCGATGAATTAGCTATTTCTGGTGTTAATTCCATTAATTGGGCGCGCATTATGGCGCAGGTTGTTTATTATTTCTCAGCGGCTGTTTCCCTTGGTGCGCCAGATCGTGCTGTATCCTTTGCAGTGCCCACAGGTAATTTTGGTGATATTTTCGCAGGCTTTGTTGCTTCTCGCATGGGCTTGCCAATTGCTAAACTGGTCATTGCTACCAATGATAATGACATTTTAGCGCGCACATTAAAAACGGGCGTCTATGAGACAAAAGGCATTATCCATACCACATCGCCATCTATGGATATTCAGGTATCGTCAAATTTTGAGCGCCTATTGTTTGAAAGCAATGGCCGTGATGCACCTGCTATTAAACGGCAAATGGATTCGCTAAAGCAATCAGGTGCTTTTACCTTGGAAGAAAAGCAAATGCAGGCAATATCCGCGCTTTTTGCCGCTGGTAGCAGCACTATGCCGGAAACAGCAACCCTTATTCATGATATTTACCAAAGCAATAATTATGTTGCGGATCCTCATACGGCAACTGCGGTTAAAGTATCGCGCCAGTTTGCTGATGCCAATGTTCCAATGGTGATTTTGTCAACGGCGCATCCGGCGAAATTCCCTGAAGCAGTGGAAGCCGCGGCATCAGTCACACCACAATTACCCATTTGGCTTGATGATTTGATGGAGCGCAAGGAGCATTTTGAGGTGCTTCCAAATGATGAAAATGCTTTGAAGGCTTATATTAAAAAGACATCACGTGTTTTAGCGTAA
- a CDS encoding L,D-transpeptidase, whose protein sequence is MIKHLFLTGLASIILSSTAFAAPATSASTGDAAVSQVKIPAVNSYNVNEKYRAQTVDFSGYKPGTIVIDPKNYFLYYVESSTKARRYGIAVGKQGLEFQGSAKIKFKREWPRWIPTKDMVKRNPTHYGKFANGMDGGPGNPLGARALYLWQGNKDTYIRIHGTVQPWTIGSSASNGCFRMVNEDVLDLYDRVELGSEVIVL, encoded by the coding sequence ATGATCAAGCATCTTTTTTTAACTGGCCTTGCCAGTATTATCCTTTCATCAACTGCTTTTGCAGCGCCTGCAACATCAGCATCAACCGGTGATGCTGCAGTATCACAGGTTAAGATTCCTGCAGTTAATAGCTATAATGTCAATGAAAAATATCGCGCTCAAACCGTTGATTTTTCAGGCTACAAACCAGGCACTATTGTTATTGATCCTAAAAATTATTTTCTTTATTATGTTGAATCATCAACCAAAGCACGCCGCTATGGTATCGCAGTTGGTAAGCAAGGTCTTGAATTCCAAGGCTCTGCCAAGATTAAATTTAAGCGCGAATGGCCACGTTGGATCCCAACCAAGGATATGGTAAAGCGCAATCCAACGCATTATGGCAAATTTGCTAATGGCATGGATGGCGGCCCTGGTAATCCACTTGGTGCGCGCGCTCTTTATTTGTGGCAAGGTAATAAAGATACATATATCCGCATTCATGGTACAGTACAGCCTTGGACAATTGGCTCTTCTGCTTCAAATGGTTGTTTCCGCATGGTCAATGAAGATGTGCTTGATCTTTATGACCGCGTGGAACTTGGTAGCGAAGTCATCGTTTTATAA
- a CDS encoding CTP synthase — MARYVFITGGVVSSLGKGIAAAALAALLQARGYRVRIRKLDPYLNVDPGTMSPYQHGEVFVTDDGAETDLDLGHYERFTGRSANKHDNITTGRIYRNIIERERRGDYLGGTVQVIPHVTDEIKNFVTSGNDDYDFVLCEIGGTVGDIEAMPFLEAIRQLHNELPRQSAVFVHLTLMPYIPAAGELKTKPTQHSVKELQALGIAPDILLVRADRPIPEAERRKLSLFCNVRPTAVIQALDVTSIYDVPIAYHKEGLDNEVLAAFGIDPAPKPRLERWQEIMTRTHNPEGEVTIAIVGKYTGLKDAYKSLIEALSHGGMANRVRVNLEWIESEVFEKEDPSPYLEKVHGILVPGAFGLRGAEGKIAATRFARERKVPFFGICFGMQMACVEAARNLAGITDASSTEFGTTAHPIVGLMTEWAKGEALEKRSAAGDLGGTMRLGAYEARLKEGTHIASIYGKPLISERHRHRYEVNADYKEQLEQHGLVFSGMSPDGLLPETVEYADHPWFIGVQYHPELKSRPFEPHPLFASFIAAAIDQSRLV, encoded by the coding sequence ATGGCGCGATATGTTTTCATTACTGGCGGCGTGGTTTCTTCCCTTGGAAAAGGCATAGCCGCAGCAGCATTGGCTGCACTCTTACAAGCACGCGGATACCGTGTACGGATCCGTAAGCTTGACCCTTATCTTAACGTAGATCCAGGCACGATGTCGCCTTACCAACATGGTGAGGTCTTTGTGACGGATGATGGTGCAGAGACCGATTTAGACCTTGGTCACTATGAGCGTTTTACGGGACGCTCCGCCAACAAACATGACAATATTACCACTGGTCGTATTTACCGCAATATTATTGAGCGGGAACGGCGCGGTGATTATCTTGGTGGCACAGTTCAGGTCATCCCGCATGTTACTGACGAGATTAAGAATTTCGTCACATCGGGTAATGATGACTATGATTTCGTATTATGCGAAATTGGTGGTACTGTTGGTGATATTGAGGCAATGCCTTTCCTTGAAGCTATTCGGCAATTGCATAATGAATTGCCACGTCAAAGTGCAGTTTTCGTGCATTTGACGTTGATGCCCTATATCCCAGCTGCTGGCGAACTTAAAACCAAACCAACCCAGCACTCGGTTAAAGAGTTGCAGGCACTTGGTATTGCTCCCGATATTCTTTTGGTGCGGGCAGATCGTCCTATTCCAGAAGCTGAACGGCGCAAGCTTTCACTCTTTTGTAATGTTCGTCCAACTGCAGTTATTCAAGCTCTTGATGTTACGTCTATTTATGATGTGCCTATTGCCTATCATAAAGAAGGCCTTGACAATGAAGTTCTAGCAGCATTTGGCATTGATCCAGCACCTAAACCTCGGCTTGAGCGTTGGCAGGAAATTATGACTCGTACCCATAATCCTGAAGGTGAAGTAACCATTGCCATTGTTGGTAAATATACTGGCCTTAAAGATGCCTATAAGTCGTTGATCGAAGCGTTATCCCATGGTGGCATGGCTAACCGTGTGCGTGTAAACTTGGAATGGATCGAATCGGAAGTATTCGAGAAAGAAGATCCAAGCCCCTATCTTGAAAAAGTGCATGGCATTTTGGTTCCAGGCGCATTTGGTTTGCGTGGTGCTGAAGGCAAAATTGCTGCAACTCGTTTTGCGCGTGAGCGTAAGGTGCCGTTTTTTGGCATTTGCTTTGGTATGCAAATGGCATGTGTAGAAGCTGCTCGTAATCTTGCTGGCATTACTGATGCATCATCAACCGAATTTGGTACAACGGCCCACCCTATTGTTGGTCTTATGACCGAATGGGCAAAGGGCGAAGCTTTAGAAAAACGATCTGCGGCAGGTGATCTTGGTGGCACAATGCGCCTTGGTGCTTATGAAGCACGCTTAAAAGAAGGCACGCATATTGCCAGCATTTATGGCAAGCCGCTTATTTCCGAGCGTCATCGTCACCGCTATGAAGTCAATGCTGATTATAAAGAACAACTTGAACAACATGGCTTGGTATTTTCTGGCATGTCACCTGATGGTCTCTTGCCTGAAACGGTGGAATATGCTGATCATCCTTGGTTCATTGGTGTGCAATATCACCCAGAGCTAAAGTCACGGCCATTTGAACCGCATCCACTTTTTGCGTCTTTCATCGCCGCTGCGATTGATCAAAGTCGTTTGGTCTAA
- the kdsA gene encoding 3-deoxy-8-phosphooctulonate synthase produces MQNPNSTIQVGNVTFDNHAPLSLIAGPCQMESRDHAFDMAGALKEITDRLGMGLVYKSSFDKANRTSLKAQRGLGLEQALEIFADLKKEFGFPVLTDIHTEEQCAAVAPVIDVLQIPAFLCRQTDLLIAAAKTGRVINIKKGQFLAPWDMKNVLAKVTESGNPNVMACERGVSFGYNTLVSDMRSLPIMASFGAPVIFDATHSVQQPGGLGGSSGGQREFVETLARAAISIGVAGVFIETHQDPDNAPSDGPNMIKLSNLEALLERLMAFDALAKKFQNQ; encoded by the coding sequence ATGCAAAACCCTAATTCCACTATTCAAGTTGGAAATGTAACATTTGATAATCACGCACCTTTAAGCCTTATTGCTGGCCCTTGCCAAATGGAAAGCAGAGATCACGCTTTTGACATGGCTGGTGCGTTAAAAGAAATCACTGATCGTTTGGGAATGGGGCTTGTTTATAAATCAAGCTTTGACAAAGCCAACCGCACCTCGCTTAAAGCCCAGCGCGGCTTGGGTCTTGAACAGGCACTTGAAATATTTGCTGACCTTAAAAAAGAATTTGGCTTCCCTGTTTTAACCGATATTCACACTGAAGAACAATGCGCGGCAGTTGCCCCTGTTATTGACGTGTTGCAAATTCCCGCATTTTTATGTCGCCAAACCGATTTATTGATTGCAGCAGCCAAAACTGGTCGGGTTATCAATATTAAAAAGGGGCAATTTTTAGCTCCTTGGGACATGAAAAACGTTCTTGCCAAGGTAACTGAAAGCGGCAACCCTAACGTTATGGCTTGTGAGCGCGGTGTTTCCTTTGGTTATAACACGCTCGTTTCCGATATGCGCTCCTTGCCGATTATGGCAAGTTTTGGCGCACCAGTGATTTTTGATGCCACCCATTCGGTGCAGCAACCTGGCGGGCTTGGTGGCTCATCTGGTGGGCAGCGCGAATTTGTTGAGACTTTGGCACGCGCAGCAATTTCCATTGGTGTTGCCGGTGTCTTTATTGAAACGCATCAAGACCCAGATAATGCGCCATCCGATGGGCCTAATATGATTAAATTATCTAATCTTGAAGCCTTGTTGGAGCGTTTAATGGCATTTGATGCTTTAGCTAAAAAGTTTCAAAACCAATAA
- the eno gene encoding phosphopyruvate hydratase, which yields MTAIIDIVGREILDSRGNPTVEVDVYLEDGSFGRAAVPSGASTGAHEAVELRDGGSRYQGKGVLKAVAAVNGELLEALGGMDAEDQISIDETMIALDGTPNKARLGANSILGVSLATAKAASMACNLPLYRYVGGTQAHILPTPMMNIINGGMHADNPIDFQEFMIIPVGAPSLSEAVRYGAEIFHTLKKRLKGAGHNTNVGDEGGFAPNIMSAEAALEFIVESIEQAGFKPGTDVALGLDCASTEFYKDGQYVYSGEGKSRNAQEQAEYLQSLCNAFPIISIEDGMAEDDWDGWKYLTDLIGKKCQLVGDDLFVTNSARLRDGIKMGVANSILVKVNQIGTLSETLDAVETAHKAGYTAVMSHRSGETEDATIADLAVATNCGQIKTGSLARSDRLAKYNQLIRIEEELGSQARYAGKSAFRF from the coding sequence ATGACTGCTATTATTGATATTGTCGGGCGTGAAATTTTAGATAGCCGTGGCAACCCAACAGTTGAAGTTGATGTTTACTTGGAAGATGGCTCTTTTGGCCGTGCAGCGGTTCCATCTGGCGCATCAACTGGCGCTCACGAAGCGGTGGAATTGCGTGATGGCGGCAGCCGTTATCAAGGTAAAGGCGTATTGAAAGCCGTTGCCGCAGTTAATGGTGAATTGCTTGAAGCTTTGGGCGGTATGGACGCTGAAGATCAAATTTCTATTGATGAAACCATGATCGCCTTGGATGGCACACCAAACAAAGCACGCCTTGGCGCAAATTCCATTCTTGGCGTTTCGCTTGCAACTGCAAAAGCTGCGTCAATGGCGTGCAACTTGCCACTTTATCGCTATGTTGGTGGTACTCAAGCCCATATTTTGCCAACCCCAATGATGAATATTATCAATGGTGGTATGCATGCTGATAATCCAATTGATTTCCAAGAATTCATGATTATTCCAGTTGGCGCACCAAGCTTGAGTGAAGCTGTGCGTTATGGCGCTGAAATCTTCCATACTTTGAAAAAGCGTTTGAAAGGTGCTGGACATAATACCAATGTTGGTGATGAAGGTGGTTTTGCACCCAATATTATGAGTGCAGAAGCTGCTCTTGAGTTTATTGTGGAATCAATTGAGCAAGCCGGCTTTAAACCAGGCACTGATGTTGCCCTTGGTCTTGATTGTGCATCAACCGAATTTTATAAAGACGGTCAATATGTTTATAGCGGCGAAGGTAAAAGCCGCAATGCACAAGAGCAAGCTGAATATTTGCAAAGCCTTTGCAATGCTTTCCCAATTATTTCAATTGAAGATGGCATGGCCGAAGATGATTGGGACGGCTGGAAATATCTTACCGACCTTATTGGTAAAAAATGCCAGTTGGTTGGCGACGATCTTTTTGTTACCAATTCAGCTCGCTTGCGCGATGGCATTAAAATGGGTGTCGCCAATTCAATTCTTGTTAAAGTTAACCAGATTGGCACATTGAGCGAAACCCTCGATGCCGTTGAAACAGCCCATAAGGCCGGTTATACTGCGGTTATGTCGCATCGTTCTGGTGAAACTGAAGATGCAACAATTGCTGATCTTGCAGTTGCAACCAATTGCGGTCAAATTAAAACTGGCTCGCTTGCGCGTTCCGACCGGCTCGCTAAATATAACCAGCTTATCCGCATTGAAGAAGAACTTGGCAGCCAAGCTCGTTATGCTGGTAAAAGCGCATTTCGCTTCTAA
- a CDS encoding tetratricopeptide repeat protein, with amino-acid sequence MVYFKKQTLPVIGVILALGMSSAFALDPSIDTSNENPFEFFKTGVTAYKSGHKDEAIKSLRYAADMGHTGAKWKLARMYADGDGIHENDTEAYDLFTKIVNDSIDPGSQNETYVSDALVALADYNRKGIPGKLRADKAKARSLYVQAASNYGNPEAQYKLGRMLIDGEGGDKNPMQAARWFQLSARKGNPAAQAMLGNMLFQAGKTVRGLAMMTAAYDRALPEDREWIQKMQESAFAIAGESDRRTAITLANDLIKKGQ; translated from the coding sequence ATGGTTTATTTCAAAAAACAGACATTACCGGTTATCGGTGTCATCCTTGCATTAGGGATGTCGTCTGCTTTTGCGCTTGACCCATCAATTGACACTTCTAACGAAAATCCTTTTGAATTTTTTAAAACTGGCGTTACCGCCTATAAAAGTGGCCATAAGGATGAGGCGATCAAGTCCCTGCGTTATGCCGCCGATATGGGCCATACAGGTGCTAAGTGGAAGCTTGCCCGCATGTATGCAGATGGTGATGGCATTCATGAAAACGATACTGAGGCTTATGATTTATTTACAAAAATTGTAAATGACTCTATTGATCCTGGCTCGCAAAACGAAACTTATGTTTCTGATGCTCTTGTTGCCCTTGCTGATTATAATCGCAAAGGTATTCCCGGGAAATTGCGAGCTGATAAGGCAAAGGCGCGTAGCCTTTATGTGCAGGCAGCCTCCAATTATGGTAACCCTGAAGCACAGTATAAGCTTGGGCGTATGCTGATTGACGGTGAAGGCGGAGACAAAAATCCGATGCAAGCAGCGCGCTGGTTCCAGCTTTCTGCTCGTAAAGGTAATCCTGCAGCGCAAGCTATGCTTGGCAATATGTTATTTCAAGCTGGTAAAACGGTACGTGGTTTAGCGATGATGACTGCCGCTTATGACCGTGCATTACCTGAGGACCGTGAGTGGATCCAAAAAATGCAGGAAAGCGCTTTTGCTATTGCAGGTGAGTCAGACCGCCGTACCGCGATTACTCTTGCTAATGACTTAATTAAAAAAGGCCAATAG